A genomic window from Rattus norvegicus strain BN/NHsdMcwi chromosome 9, GRCr8, whole genome shotgun sequence includes:
- the LOC134480532 gene encoding uncharacterized protein LOC134480532 isoform X1, with translation MFRQPLRLFQKESVDQGETTPRLKEDDLLSSSLEGRKSFWGRLGFGRKASSQNVISKQEECLKELEELKFEIQKCQFERDEFYQILDLYIYDNWDHRLDVELPILQSEHEMRMMAMQMMTSSISEAMERYKELIQVNSSYRIRHSQLLREQTQLKNNIQILLNEKSELLVEQTERPASCVEAKRLCEEAGMNICVPSEKEQQV, from the exons atgtttcgccagccgCTCAGGCTATTtcagaaggaaagtgttgatcaaggagagaccacaccaagGCTGAAGGAAGATGACCTCCTCTCATCTtccttggaaggaaggaaatcattctggggaaggcttg gttttggtaggaaggcatcatcccaaaatgtcatcagtaagcaagaggagtgtttaaaggaactggaggaacttaaatttgaaatccagaagtgtcaatttgAGAGGGATGaattttatcaaatcctggacctttatatctatgataattgggaccacag gctggatgtcgaattgccaatacttcaatccgaacatgagatgagaatgatggctatgcaaatgatgaccagtTCAATAagtgaggccatggagaggtacaaggagctcatacaagtgaacagttcctaccg catcaggcactcccagcttctgcgtgaacaaactcaattgaagaacaatatacagattttgctgaatgagaagagcgaactgctggtggagcagactgaacggCCAGCATCCtgtgtggaggcaaagaggctctgtgaagaggccggaatgaacatctgtgtccccagTGAAAAGGAACAGCAG gtctga
- the LOC134480532 gene encoding uncharacterized protein LOC134480532 isoform X3 — protein MRMMAMQMMTSSISEAMERYKELIQVNSSYRIRHSQLLREQTQLKNNIQILLNEKSELLVEQTERPASCVEAKRLCEEAGMNICVPSEKEQQV, from the exons atgagaatgatggctatgcaaatgatgaccagtTCAATAagtgaggccatggagaggtacaaggagctcatacaagtgaacagttcctaccg catcaggcactcccagcttctgcgtgaacaaactcaattgaagaacaatatacagattttgctgaatgagaagagcgaactgctggtggagcagactgaacggCCAGCATCCtgtgtggaggcaaagaggctctgtgaagaggccggaatgaacatctgtgtccccagTGAAAAGGAACAGCAG gtctga
- the LOC134480532 gene encoding uncharacterized protein LOC134480532 isoform X2: MELAGTPSPTSGLVPRNSKQQVASRAGCSPRAAESRLDVELPILQSEHEMRMMAMQMMTSSISEAMERYKELIQVNSSYRIRHSQLLREQTQLKNNIQILLNEKSELLVEQTERPASCVEAKRLCEEAGMNICVPSEKEQQV; the protein is encoded by the exons ATGGAGCTCGCGGGGACCCCTAGCCCAACCTCCGGTCTGGTCCCCAGGAACAGCAAGCAGCAAGtagcaagcagggcgggctgcagccccagagcagcagaatcaag gctggatgtcgaattgccaatacttcaatccgaacatgagatgagaatgatggctatgcaaatgatgaccagtTCAATAagtgaggccatggagaggtacaaggagctcatacaagtgaacagttcctaccg catcaggcactcccagcttctgcgtgaacaaactcaattgaagaacaatatacagattttgctgaatgagaagagcgaactgctggtggagcagactgaacggCCAGCATCCtgtgtggaggcaaagaggctctgtgaagaggccggaatgaacatctgtgtccccagTGAAAAGGAACAGCAG gtctga